One genomic window of Flavobacteriales bacterium TMED191 includes the following:
- a CDS encoding ATP-binding cassette domain-containing protein, translating into MIKVDAINKSFGEKVVLNNFSSNFESGKINLIIGRSGSGKTVAIKCMLGLHEVDSGSIFFDRRSFNSINDNQRKQIRKEMGMVFQASALFDSMSVFDNVMFPLLMSEKMSLKDMSKRVDFCLNRVDLKGAHDMFPSELSGGMQKRVAIARAISLNPKYLFCDEPNSGLDPTTAIVIDNLLKEITYENNITTVINTHDMNSVMDIGDNIVFIKDGSKKWEGNKENFLSSNNKELCEFKSSSKLLL; encoded by the coding sequence ATGATTAAGGTTGATGCTATAAATAAATCTTTTGGAGAAAAAGTTGTTTTGAATAATTTTTCTTCCAATTTTGAATCCGGAAAAATCAACCTAATTATAGGCCGAAGTGGATCGGGTAAAACCGTTGCAATTAAATGTATGTTAGGTTTGCACGAAGTTGACTCTGGATCAATTTTCTTTGATAGAAGAAGTTTTAATTCCATTAATGATAATCAAAGAAAACAAATAAGAAAAGAGATGGGTATGGTTTTTCAAGCAAGTGCATTGTTTGATTCAATGAGTGTTTTTGATAATGTTATGTTTCCATTGTTAATGTCCGAAAAGATGTCTTTAAAAGATATGAGCAAAAGAGTAGATTTTTGTTTAAATAGAGTTGACCTTAAAGGTGCGCATGATATGTTCCCCTCTGAACTTAGTGGTGGTATGCAGAAAAGAGTTGCTATTGCAAGAGCAATATCATTAAATCCAAAATATTTATTTTGCGATGAGCCTAATTCAGGTCTAGATCCTACAACGGCAATAGTTATAGACAATTTATTAAAGGAAATTACATATGAAAACAATATTACGACTGTTATTAATACACATGACATGAATTCAGTTATGGATATAGGTGATAATATTGTTTTTATTAAGGATGGAAGTAAAAAATGGGAGGGTAATAAAGAGAATTTTTTAAGTTCTAATAATAAGGAGTTGTGTGAATTTAAATCTTCCTCTAAGTTATTATTGTAG
- a CDS encoding ABC transporter permease, whose amino-acid sequence MHFLITTGQYILFLRKIFSRFEKRRVYLPRIVHEINELGMSSIGFVAFISVFVGAVVTLQVAYNMENPLLPTYLIGLASRDSIILEFSPTMISLVLAGKIGSHISSSLGTMRVTEQIDALEVMGINSASFLVFPKICATIIINPFLIILSIALGIVGGWLAGNLTGICPTEEFLLGLQYEFIPFNLAYALIKTVIFAFIITTVCAFFGYTTKGGALEVGQASTRGVVYTSILIIICNYFITHLLLN is encoded by the coding sequence ATGCATTTTTTAATTACTACAGGACAATATATTCTATTTCTTAGAAAGATATTTTCAAGATTTGAAAAAAGAAGAGTTTATCTTCCTAGGATTGTTCATGAAATCAATGAGTTAGGCATGTCTTCAATTGGTTTTGTTGCATTTATATCAGTATTCGTAGGCGCAGTTGTTACTTTACAAGTTGCTTATAATATGGAAAACCCACTGTTACCTACTTATCTAATTGGTTTAGCAAGTAGAGATTCTATTATACTTGAATTTTCTCCTACAATGATTAGTCTTGTGTTGGCAGGTAAAATAGGTTCTCACATTTCATCTTCTTTAGGTACTATGAGAGTTACTGAGCAAATAGATGCCTTAGAAGTAATGGGCATTAATTCTGCTTCATTTTTAGTATTTCCAAAAATTTGTGCTACTATTATTATTAACCCATTTTTAATTATTCTTAGTATTGCTTTAGGTATTGTAGGTGGTTGGTTGGCTGGAAATTTAACTGGAATTTGTCCTACCGAAGAGTTTTTGTTGGGCTTACAATATGAGTTTATTCCTTTTAATCTTGCATATGCATTAATTAAGACAGTGATTTTTGCTTTTATCATAACTACCGTTTGTGCCTTTTTTGGCTATACTACTAAAGGTGGAGCATTAGAAGTTGGACAGGCCAGCACAAGGGGAGTTGTTTATACTAGTATTTTAATTATTATATGTAATTATTTTATCACTCATTTATTATTAAATTAA
- a CDS encoding cytidyltransferase has translation MKKIAIIVSGYFNPLHKGHLEYFEKAKSNGEELFVIVNSDYQRELKGSKKFQDENERTLIISHLKLVNKTILAIDKDRTVQETIKQIHTQYSNDYMLFFANGGDQNNTTIPERKICKKLGIKLLDGLGDKIQSSSWLLKK, from the coding sequence ATGAAAAAGATTGCCATAATTGTATCAGGATATTTTAATCCACTTCACAAAGGACACTTAGAATATTTTGAAAAAGCAAAATCAAACGGAGAAGAATTATTTGTAATTGTCAATTCCGATTATCAGAGAGAATTAAAAGGGTCTAAAAAATTTCAAGACGAAAATGAAAGAACACTAATTATCTCACACTTAAAACTCGTCAATAAAACCATCTTAGCTATTGATAAGGATAGAACTGTTCAAGAAACTATTAAACAAATCCATACTCAATATAGTAATGATTACATGTTATTTTTTGCAAATGGAGGTGACCAAAACAACACTACAATTCCTGAAAGGAAAATTTGTAAAAAACTTGGAATAAAATTACTAGATGGACTAGGAGATAAAATACAGTCATCTAGCTGGCTTTTAAAAAAATAA